The sequence GTGTGCTCTCCTCCGAACTCGACGCCCGCCTCGGCGTAGTAGCCGGTCTCGTTGTCGATCTCGACGTCATCGGAGTCCAGGAAGTAGTAGGTGGCGCCGGCGCCCACGTAGAGCGTCGCCGGCTTGTTGGGGAAGAGCTTGAACTTGAGGCCGCCGTCGACCGGTATGACGCTGATGTCGATATCCGATCCCAGGACGTCGCCCCCGAACTCGGGGAAATAGGTGCCGTGGAACTCCAGCTCCAACCAGCTCAGGAAATCGAAGCCGACACGGGCGCCGGCCCCCCAGCTCGAATCGGCGTCATCCGTATCCCAGAATGCGCCGTACACGCCGACCGTTCCCGCGTGGGCCGGGACGGCCATGAACGCCATCGCGAAAATGCCGACCAGGAGGAACTTCTTCCAGCTCATGCGCCATCTCCTCGAACGCGGCGCCCGATTAAGGACGCGCGCGGGGAGGCCGGGACGCACCCTCCCCGCGCGCTAAGCCTGGAATGAGAAGGAATCGGTGACTACTTCGCCGGAGCAGCGCCGCCCGGGCTGATGCTGGCGGCGAGATCCTTGATGGCCGCCTGGCCCTGCGCAATCGCGGTCTTCACCGTCTCGCCCGCGCTGGTGGACTTGGTCATCAGCTCGCTGGCGCCGGTGATGCCCTGCGGGTTGAGATTGTTGCCCAGATAGAGGTTCAGGTCCTTGAGGTCCTGCATGAACGGCCCGAAGGCCTCTTTGGCCGAGCCGAGGGAGGTCTTGATCGCCTCGATCTTGGGCACCAGCTCGTCGCGGCGAGCCTGGGAGGCGGCCTTGAGCTGCTCGTTCTGGATCTTGGCGTTCGAGGATTCCCACTGCTTCAGGTACTGCTCGCGCTGCGCCGTCGCCTGCTGGGACTGGGCCTTGGCCTTCTGGGCCATCGACTCCAGCTTCTTCACGTTGTTGGCGTAGTCCTTGTACTTGGCGGTCAGGTCGGCGCCGGAGGCGGAGGATAGAGCGTTCATCGAGGCGAGGGTGGCGTCGATCTGGGTCGAGGCCTGCGTCAGGGCCGCATCGAACTTCAGCATTCTCTGAGCCACCTTGTCGGCCTGGTTCGGTGCCGCGGCGCCCATGAATATCAGGGCCGCCACCACCATCGAAGTCACGAACAATCCGGATTTGTTACCGAGCTTCATCGAACACTCCTCCTTAGACTATGCCGTGTCAGGCGTTGAAATGTTGTCTCCGCGGATGGGGCGCATCATATTCCAAACAAATGGGGTTGTCTATCGTGACGGGGCGGCCCGGTCCTGGAAGGGCCATGCCGGCGGGCCGCAGGCCGGTCGCTACCTGGAAATCGCCGAGTGGCGGATGATCTCGCCCCCTTTCATGACGAACTCGACCCGCCCCATCGCCTGGATGTCTTCGAAGGGGTCTCCATCCACCGCGACGATGTCGGCGGCGCTGCCGGCGGTCAGCCGTCCCAGGTCGGACCGGTCCAGGAGGTCGGCCGCTTCGGTGGTTGCGGCGCGCAGGGCACGCAGCGGAGCGATCCCCGAATTCACCAGGGAGACGAACTCCCTCCAGGCCTCCGCCTGGGGATAGGCCCCCACGTCGGTCCCATAGGCGATCCGGACGCGGCTCTTGGCGATGGCGGCGCGGCGCTCCAGGAGCTTGGATCCGTAGCGATCCAGCTTCTCCAGGGCATACGCCGGGAGGCCCGCTTCCCGGCCGTGCTCCTTGAGCCAGTCGACGGTGCTCCAGGTGGGGACCAGGAAGGCGCCTTTCTGCTCCATCAGCCGCAGCCCTTCGTCGTCGATGAAGGTGCCGTGCTCGATGGAGCGCACTCCGGCGCGGACCGCGCGCTTGATCCCTTCGGCGCCGTGGGCGTGGGCGCAGACATGGTGCCCGAGGGCTTCCGCTTCCTCCACGGCGGCGCGCAGCTCCTCCTCGCGGTAGGTGGCCGTCCCCGGCTCGTCGCCGGCGGAGAGGAAGCCGCCGGTGGCCATGATCTTGATCCAGTCGGAGCCGTTGCGGAACTCGTTGCGCACCACCTTGCGGATCTCATCGGGACCGTCGGCGATCGCCGCCCCGTGAATGTCGAACTCCGGCGCGAAGTGCGCCCAGTCGCCATGCCCGCCGGTGGAGGAGACGGCATGCGAGGCGACGAACATCCTCGGGCCCTGTACCAGTCCGGATTCCACCGCCCGCTTCAGGTCGGCCGCGCCCCAGGCCAGGTCCAGGTCGCCAGGGACGCGCACGGTGGTGAAGCCCGCCTTGAGCATGGTCAGAGCGTTGGCGTAGCCGCGCAGCGTCTTGGCGGCGGAGGATTGGGAAATCATCTGCTTGTCATTGTCGCCCGGGACGAACATCAGGTGGGCGTGGGTGTCGATCAGGCCGGGGAGGCAGGTCTGCTTGGTGAGGTCGACGATCAGGGCGTTCTCGGGCCGCCCGACCGAAGGGGAGACCCAGACGATCTTCCCCTGGTCCACCAGGATCTCGGTCCGCCCGGTGCCGGCCGATTTGCCGTCGAAGATCTTGCCGCAGCGCAGGATGGTGACCATGGGGGCAGCCGCGGCGTTGCGGGAGGCGAGCAGGAGAGCCGTGCCAACAAGTGAGGCGAGACAGACGGTGGACAGCGACCGGGAGCGCTGCATGAATTGATCCTCTCGAGGGCGGACGCACCAACACCTGCACTGCCGTCCGCGCGATTCATGGAAGCGCGCATCTTAGCAGGAACGGCCGCGGCCCGCCCGCGGGGAGGCCTTGCAGATTCGTGTGAGACCGGGGGTTCCCGGCTCCGTTTCGACCGCGCCTTACTTGAGGCTGAGTAGGTACGCCACCAGGCTGTCCAGATCCGCGTCGGAGATCTTTTCCTTCGGATAGGCCATCATCGGAGGCTTACCTTCCGATTTCGCCTTCGCGGCCATCTCCTTGGGGGTGCGGATCCAGGCCTTGATGTCGTCGCCGGAGAGCTTGCCGCCGACGCCGTCGAGCGGGTGCTTGGCGTTTCCCTGGCCGGCGACGCTGTGGCACATGGTGCACTTCGGATTGGCAGCGGCAAAGACGGCCTTGCCCTTCTCGACCTGGGCGGCGTCCTGCGCGAGCGCCAGGCTTCCAGCTGCAAGGACCGAGAGGCAAACTGCGGCGAGACGGCGGATTCTCATTGCTCGGGTTCTCCTTAAAGAGGGCGTCTCGTTACCGGGACAGTAGGAGGAGATTATAATGGGGCCCCCCCAGGTGAACAACCAAGGCGGCTCCTGGCCGCCTCGAGGCCTCCGCTGCGACCCGGCGTGGAGGAGAGGCAATGGGCACCTTTCAGCGGAAGAGGAAGAACCTTGCATCTTCCTCTTTTGGGACGCCCAGGATCCTCCTTCTCTTCGCGATCCTCGCGCTTGCCGCTTCGGCGCCCGCCTCAAGCGCGGTTCCCTCCGAGACTTGCCTCGGCTGCCATAGCGCCGCTTCCATCACCGCCCAGCGCCAAGAGAAGACGATCTCCCTGCACGTCGACCCCAGGACTTTAGCCGGCTCGGTCCACAAGGATCTGGGCTGCACCGACTGCCATGCCGGCTTCAATCCCGGGCAGCTGCCCCACAAGAAGAAGATCGAGCCGGTGGCCTGTGCCTCCTGTCATTCCGACGCACAGGAGAAGCATCCCTTCCATGCCGGTCTATCTGCCTCAGCAGCAGGTAGGCCGCCCTTGCCGTCATGCCAGCAGTGCCACGGATCCCACGATGTGGTCCCGGTGCGCTCCGAGAAATTCAGGTACCGGACCGACCGCCCGCTCGAGTCGTGCGGCGCCTGCCATCAGGAGGTGGCCCGCACCTTCGCGTCCTCGGCGCATGGCAAGGCCCTGAAGGCGCAAGCCAAAGGCGCCCCGGGATGCCTGTCCTGCCACAACCAGCCGCTGACGCCGCGGAGCTGGACGAAAGACGGGGCCTCGCTCAAGGTCGCCCAGGAGAAGGTCTGCCTTTCCTGCCATCTCGATGATTCCGACGTCAAGGCCAGGATGGGTCCGCGCGCCGGCTTCATCGCCGCTTATCAAG comes from Candidatus Polarisedimenticolia bacterium and encodes:
- a CDS encoding DUF2959 family protein, which produces MKLGNKSGLFVTSMVVAALIFMGAAAPNQADKVAQRMLKFDAALTQASTQIDATLASMNALSSASGADLTAKYKDYANNVKKLESMAQKAKAQSQQATAQREQYLKQWESSNAKIQNEQLKAASQARRDELVPKIEAIKTSLGSAKEAFGPFMQDLKDLNLYLGNNLNPQGITGASELMTKSTSAGETVKTAIAQGQAAIKDLAASISPGGAAPAK
- a CDS encoding cytochrome B; translation: MGTFQRKRKNLASSSFGTPRILLLFAILALAASAPASSAVPSETCLGCHSAASITAQRQEKTISLHVDPRTLAGSVHKDLGCTDCHAGFNPGQLPHKKKIEPVACASCHSDAQEKHPFHAGLSASAAGRPPLPSCQQCHGSHDVVPVRSEKFRYRTDRPLESCGACHQEVARTFASSAHGKALKAQAKGAPGCLSCHNQPLTPRSWTKDGASLKVAQEKVCLSCHLDDSDVKARMGPRAGFIAAYQGSVHGAALLAGNAAAANCVDCHGSHEMRQGMDPEARVNKTHIPETCARCHAVEAEKYAQSVHAAGLRRGNRNAPVCTDCHGEHNILYHADPRSPVAARNVSAQVCTPCHSSVKLSEKYGIPSDRGRTFADSFHGLAIRGGGTVEVAN
- a CDS encoding cytochrome c, giving the protein MRIRRLAAVCLSVLAAGSLALAQDAAQVEKGKAVFAAANPKCTMCHSVAGQGNAKHPLDGVGGKLSGDDIKAWIRTPKEMAAKAKSEGKPPMMAYPKEKISDADLDSLVAYLLSLK
- a CDS encoding outer membrane beta-barrel protein; the encoded protein is MSWKKFLLVGIFAMAFMAVPAHAGTVGVYGAFWDTDDADSSWGAGARVGFDFLSWLELEFHGTYFPEFGGDVLGSDIDISVIPVDGGLKFKLFPNKPATLYVGAGATYYFLDSDDVEIDNETGYYAEAGVEFGGEHTRLFFEVMWRAMDATIDSGILSGDASFDGLTGQFGVNWTWGK
- a CDS encoding amidohydrolase family protein; its protein translation is MQRSRSLSTVCLASLVGTALLLASRNAAAAPMVTILRCGKIFDGKSAGTGRTEILVDQGKIVWVSPSVGRPENALIVDLTKQTCLPGLIDTHAHLMFVPGDNDKQMISQSSAAKTLRGYANALTMLKAGFTTVRVPGDLDLAWGAADLKRAVESGLVQGPRMFVASHAVSSTGGHGDWAHFAPEFDIHGAAIADGPDEIRKVVRNEFRNGSDWIKIMATGGFLSAGDEPGTATYREEELRAAVEEAEALGHHVCAHAHGAEGIKRAVRAGVRSIEHGTFIDDEGLRLMEQKGAFLVPTWSTVDWLKEHGREAGLPAYALEKLDRYGSKLLERRAAIAKSRVRIAYGTDVGAYPQAEAWREFVSLVNSGIAPLRALRAATTEAADLLDRSDLGRLTAGSAADIVAVDGDPFEDIQAMGRVEFVMKGGEIIRHSAISR